CATTTACATTGTTCTTGCGAATAATTTGGCTGTCATCAAGTCCCAGTGCTTCCTGCATTCCAACTATTCCCTGGTCATGAGCGTATGTATAGCCAGATCCGTCAGCAGGGTTTCCTATATGGATAACTGCCACTTTTATATCTTCCTTTGCTATTGCAGGAAATAATCCAGAACCGCTCTGTTCAGTTCCCTCTGATGCCGGTGCTTCCGATTGAGGTTCCTCAGCCGCAGGCTTCTGAGCGCACGCTGCAAGTGAAAAGATCATTACAAGTGATAAAATAATGCTAAGAAATTTTTTCATTTTATTCTCCTAATTTTTTTAATATTTAAAAAGCAAGAAATAGACGTTTGCTTTTTATATCTTTCGTAAAATTTAGTGTATAAAACACAAAATGCGCCTGTTAATTCAGACGCATCATATAAATAAAATTCAAATACAAAAAATCAATAGTCAAACAATTTACGGTTGTTTGGTAGAAACTACGGAACCATATTATCCCTATTATATTGATGCGCATATTCAATTTCATATCATTTTACATTTTTATTATAGCAGAAACTAAAGAATAAGCAATAATTTTTTTTTATTAATTTTCGTAATAATAAATACTATTTTTAATTTATTAGTAAATAAACTTCGTGTTTATTTTATGAGCAGGCCCACAGGACAATGGTCGCTTCCATAGTATTCAGGGTATATGAATGCATCTAAAAGTTCATTTTCAAACTCTTTTGATGTTATAAAGTAGTCAATTCTCCAGCCTACGTTCCTTTCTCTTGACTTGGCAAAATTAGACCACCATGAGTATGCTTCCTCCTTGTCAGGATAAAAATATCTAAATGTATCAATAAACCCTGCTTCAATCAGTTCCGTCATCTTGCTTCTTTCTTCATTTGTGAATCCGGCACTTTTTTTGTTTGTTTTAGGATTTTTTAAATCTATTTCCTTATGTGCAACATTTAAATCTCCGCACATTACTACAGGCTTATGCTCATTGAGCTTAAGAAGGTAATTTCTGAAATCATCCTCCCATTTCATCCTGTACTCAAGCCTTTCAAGGGCTCTTTTAGAATTTGGCGTATATACATTAACCAAGTAAAATTTATCAAATTCAAGAGTTATAACCCTTCCTTCGTTATCATGTTCCCCTATACCGATTCCATACGCCTCAGACAACGGCTGTTCCCGCGTTAATACCGCTGTTCCCGAATAACCTTTCTTTTCGGCATAATTCCAAAAATCATGGTATCCTTCTAATTCAAGCTCAATTTGTCCTTCCTGAAGTTTTATCTCTTGCAGACAGAAAATATCTGCATCCAGTTCCTTAAATGAATCCATAAATCCTTTGTTCACGCATGCTCTTAACCCGTTGACATTCCATGATATTAATTTCATAAAAACTCCTTTATACTTATATGTAAAAAGGGCTTATATTTTTCAAATTAATGACACTGTCATCTTGAAAATTATAGCACCCTTTTATGTTATTCAAAAAATTAATCGCCCCAATGCTATTTATCGTCGCACTTAAGCACTCCTCCCTGGGCGTAATTCTCAAATTCCATTTCTCTTATTATAATCTTTACAGCTTCTTTCGGGCAATTAGCCGTTTCCATAACTGCCTGAGTTACCCTTTCAGCAAGAGCCCTTTTCTGCTCCACAGTTCTTCCTTTTAGCATTTCAACTTGAATAATAGGCATAATTTCCTCCTCCAATAATAATTTAATCGTTGCTGATTATTTTTTTACATATATATTCAGACAGTGATGTAAACAACATCGCCTGATATAATACATTGAATTCCACAACATCGCCCAGTTTATATTCTCTCTTGCAATCGTGTATATCCAAAATTGTGTGGTCGCTGCTTGCGCCCATTACAATTATATCCTTGTCCTTCGGCACGAGCTTTGACGAATCTCCAACATCTTGGTTGCCCAATGCAATTATTGCCCTTTTTCGGATACCTCTATCTTCGTAGTAAGCCTGCTCTCCAAAAGCGTTAACTGTCAGCTCTCCAATAGGGTGTGTAGGCTTTTCGTTTAGCTCTATTATCTGAGCCTTTAATATAAATGTATCTTTATCAAGTCCTTCTATATTTGTATTCCAATAAAGTGGAAGATCCTGAGTATTTATAATTCCTTCACCTAAGCGAAGATGGTTTATTTTTTCTGGGACTTCACCTTTGACCAAAAGAGGAAGTGTGGTAGTTCCACCTCCTGAAACAATATGCAGTTCTCTTCCGATTATTTTTTCAATTTCTGCCGCAGCTTCAGCAAGCTCTAATAGATTTTTATTTGTTGGTGCCACCGATCCGTAGCAGCTCAGATTTGTTCCAACACCTTCCAAAACAAGACTATCCAATTTATTTTCCGTCATCTTTGCCAGCTCAGTAAGTTCATTTCGTGTAAATACGCCTTCCCTCAAATCTCCCAGATCATACATTAGCACTACGCCATATTTTTTATTTTGTCTTTCTGCTTCTTTGTTTAATGCTGTTAACATTTTCTCCTCAGAAACAAGGCATATATCGCTGTATCTTACAACATCCTCTATTTCGCACAGCATAGGGATTCTCACAAGAAGCAAAGGAATTTCAATTCCCTGGATTTTTATTTGCTTAAGCTGCTCAATTCTGGAACTTCCGATTTGCCTGCACCCACCTTCAATCATAGCGCGAACGCCCGGAATGATTCCTCCAAACACTTTTACTATCCCGGCAACCTCAATACCGCTGCTGCCGCAGAGTTTTGTAACAATTTTTGTGTTAGCCCTGAGTTTGTCAACATTAATTTCAAGTACCGGATATTTAACCATGGCTCTCTCCTTAGATTTTTTTGATATTCTAAGCTCAGAAAAAAATTTCTTCAGAATATCTGAACAACTGTCCTCCATAATCCCGAATTTCACATCTATCTGATGATTCAGCTTATCTGTTTGAGCTATATTCAACACGGAGCCGCAAGCTCCTGTTTTTAAGTCTGCAGCGCCTATAACAAGCTTCTCAATTCTTGCGTTTACAAGAGCACCAGCGCACATGGAGCATGGCTCCAGCGTAACGTACATAGTGCACCCGGGCAGCCTCCAGCCTCCCAATTTTCTGCAAGCTTCTTTGATTGCTGCTATCTCTGCATGCAAAGTTGCATCTTTAAGCGTTTCTTTCTGGTTGTAGCCTCTTCCTACTATTTCACCATCCCGAACTATTACGGCTCCTATTGGAACCTCATTGATATCATAAGCTTTTTGAGCCTCCTTCAAGGCTTCTTTCATAAATAATTCATCCATCCAGCGATTTCCTTACATCATTTATACTATTATAATTTATTTTTTGCTCATAAGTCAATACATACATATGTCTTTTATTACCTATTTACTTTTTATCAGGACAATTCTATAATTGAGATACGAAACAGGGAACATTTTGTCTTAAAAACACGTCTGATTAATTGAAGCATTATAATTTGTGACGTTAGTACACAAAGTCTAAAAGGAGGACAAATTGAAAGAAATAATAAAAAAAATATCCGTTACCGGTCTGTGCCTTATATTAAGCATTAATTCATTTGCTTATGCCGGTGTGCTTGATGCTATAACTGATACAGAAACTACGGAAGAAAAAAACACAACCATTGAAAATTTAGATACTGAAGCAGAAGAACCGAAAACGGATACTATAA
Above is a window of Sedimentibacter sp. MB35-C1 DNA encoding:
- a CDS encoding exodeoxyribonuclease III, which produces MKLISWNVNGLRACVNKGFMDSFKELDADIFCLQEIKLQEGQIELELEGYHDFWNYAEKKGYSGTAVLTREQPLSEAYGIGIGEHDNEGRVITLEFDKFYLVNVYTPNSKRALERLEYRMKWEDDFRNYLLKLNEHKPVVMCGDLNVAHKEIDLKNPKTNKKSAGFTNEERSKMTELIEAGFIDTFRYFYPDKEEAYSWWSNFAKSRERNVGWRIDYFITSKEFENELLDAFIYPEYYGSDHCPVGLLIK
- a CDS encoding 4-oxalocrotonate tautomerase, producing the protein MPIIQVEMLKGRTVEQKRALAERVTQAVMETANCPKEAVKIIIREMEFENYAQGGVLKCDDK
- the tadA gene encoding tRNA adenosine(34) deaminase TadA; protein product: MDELFMKEALKEAQKAYDINEVPIGAVIVRDGEIVGRGYNQKETLKDATLHAEIAAIKEACRKLGGWRLPGCTMYVTLEPCSMCAGALVNARIEKLVIGAADLKTGACGSVLNIAQTDKLNHQIDVKFGIMEDSCSDILKKFFSELRISKKSKERAMVKYPVLEINVDKLRANTKIVTKLCGSSGIEVAGIVKVFGGIIPGVRAMIEGGCRQIGSSRIEQLKQIKIQGIEIPLLLVRIPMLCEIEDVVRYSDICLVSEEKMLTALNKEAERQNKKYGVVLMYDLGDLREGVFTRNELTELAKMTENKLDSLVLEGVGTNLSCYGSVAPTNKNLLELAEAAAEIEKIIGRELHIVSGGGTTTLPLLVKGEVPEKINHLRLGEGIINTQDLPLYWNTNIEGLDKDTFILKAQIIELNEKPTHPIGELTVNAFGEQAYYEDRGIRKRAIIALGNQDVGDSSKLVPKDKDIIVMGASSDHTILDIHDCKREYKLGDVVEFNVLYQAMLFTSLSEYICKKIISND